From one Thamnophis elegans isolate rThaEle1 chromosome 7, rThaEle1.pri, whole genome shotgun sequence genomic stretch:
- the RIBC2 gene encoding RIB43A-like with coiled-coils protein 2 — protein MHSRMEAAARERRRYRDLQRQSQIFDARVRLIGIDKEALDTQVKDKKIEEAVQKARDDSIAAEMKQNDKILCMLDQRQKRDTQILNKAINEFRQNYQKPETVREYDLFDPQRLQKDTAARLADSDPRCTISSLQKFMGEDLNSKNRRRFQQEQTREWLLQQEREKQNALADKKYAEELYKQQRLELDEKAMTLQRADEETRRAICITTTEFNQALAAKSERKRRLEKQQEEEAKQRDILSQLQGDLLTENPQQAVSSFGPNGIITDRWKGMSQAQLKEIQDIQMQQVLEKLRLDEEERQKNAEWDRKRIQEARAELLYDRHQQRQNRDLRRALDNFNIQLSQEQKNKQAYMNEEVYTNFPSGQYYSQFNTISR, from the exons GAGCGGAGGCGTTACCGGGACCTGCAGAGGCAAAGCCAGATCTTTGATGCCCGAGTCAGGCTTATCGGG ATTGACAAGGAAGCGCTGGACACCCAGGTAAAAGACAAAAAGATTGAAGAAGCAGTCCAGAAGGCCCGTGATGATTCCATTG CTgcagaaatgaaacaaaatgataAGATCCTCTGCATGTTAGACCAACGACAGAAAAGAGATACCCAGATCCTAAACAAAGCTATCAACGAATTTCGTCAAAATTATCAGAAGCCAGAAACGGTGCGTGAATACGACCTCTTTGACCCACAACGCCTGCAGAAAGATACTGCTGCTCGCCTTGCAGACAGTGACCCACGCTGTACCATATCCAGCTTGCAGAAGTTCATGGGAGAAGATTTAAACAGTAAGAATAGACGGAGGTTCCAGCAAGAGCAAACCAGAGAATGGCTTTTGCAGCAAGAAAGGGAAAAGCAGAACGCGCTGGCAGATAAAAAATATGCAG AAGAACTCTATAAACAGCAGAGACTGGAGCTTGATGAAAAGGCTATGACTCTCCAACGAGCAGATGAGGAAACCAGACGAGCAATTTGCATCACTACTACAGAATTCAATCAAGCCTTG gcTGCCAAGTCTGAGCGTAAGAGAAGACTCGAAAAACagcaagaagaagaagcaaaacaGAGGGACATTTTGAGCCAGCTTCAGGGGGATCTGCTGACTGAAAACCCGCAGCAAGCAGTCAGCTCCTTTGGACCAAATGGCATCATCACCGATCGATGGAAAGGAATGAGCCAAGCTCAGCTGAAAGAAATCCAGGATATTCAGATGCAACAAGTGCTGGAGAAGCTG AGGTTAGATGAAGAGGAACGCCAGAAAAACGCAGAATGGGACCGAAAACGGATTCAGGAGGCCAGAGCTGAATTGCTCTATGACCGTCATCAGCAACGTCAGAATCGGGACCTGCGGAGAGCATTAGATAATTTTAACATCCAGCTATCCCAGGAGCAGAAAAATAA acaaGCATATATGAATGAAGAAGTATATACAAATTTTCCTTCTGGCCAGTACTACTCACAGTTTAACACAATTAGCCGATGA